The Apium graveolens cultivar Ventura chromosome 6, ASM990537v1, whole genome shotgun sequence genome contains a region encoding:
- the LOC141665509 gene encoding uncharacterized protein LOC141665509, whose amino-acid sequence MSPFQLVYGKACHLPAELEHRAYWALKKLNLDMATAGEKRIFQLNELDEFRLQAYENNKVYKEKVKRWHDRRLVRKSFAPSQQVLLFNAHLRLFPGKLKSRWSGPFIIKVMFPYGAVEIFDKHPYQAFNINGQRLKHYYGDTVNREVVSVVLSTT is encoded by the coding sequence ATGTCACCATTCCAGTTGGTGTATGGGAAGGCATGTCATTTGCCTGCGGAGCTAGAGCATagagcgtattgggctttgaagaagctgAATCTGGACATGGCAACTGCTGGAGAGAAAAGAATATTTCAACttaatgaactcgatgagttccGACTTCaggcttatgagaacaacaaggTATACAAGGAGAAGGTCAAGAGATGGCATGATAGAAGGTTAGTGCGCAAGTCATTTGCGCCTAGTCAGCAAGTTCTATTGTTCAACGctcatctccgactttttccagggaagcttaagtcgaggtggtcaggtcCGTTCATTATCAAAGTTATGTTCCCAtatggagctgtggagatttttgataaGCATCCATACCAAGCGTTCAAcataaatggtcagaggttgaagcattactatggtgatacGGTGAACCGTGAGGTGGTGAGTGTCGTTCTTTCAACAACTTGA